A stretch of Candidatus Thiopontia autotrophica DNA encodes these proteins:
- a CDS encoding cytochrome c: MNRKVLLALSVLVLVLGFIVAQPFLSEDKGAGASGRWYTERQVAEGGPLFQTHCASCHGPEAASIPNWRETDENGNYPPPPLDGSAHAWHHPLSLLQKTVRDGGVPLGGQMPPFKDVLSAEEIDSILAWIQTHWSDKVYGIWKERNG, encoded by the coding sequence ATGAATAGAAAAGTATTGTTGGCACTCTCTGTGCTGGTTCTCGTTTTGGGGTTTATTGTGGCTCAACCATTTTTATCTGAGGATAAGGGTGCAGGTGCCAGTGGTCGTTGGTACACAGAGAGGCAGGTTGCAGAGGGTGGCCCGTTATTTCAAACTCATTGTGCCAGTTGTCATGGGCCAGAAGCTGCATCCATACCAAACTGGAGAGAGACTGACGAGAATGGGAATTATCCACCACCACCGCTCGATGGTAGTGCACATGCATGGCATCATCCATTGAGTTTGTTGCAAAAAACTGTAAGGGATGGAGGGGTTCCTTTGGGGGGACAGATGCCGCCATTTAAGGATGTGTTGTCTGCAGAAGAGATTGATTCTATTCTGGCATGGATACAGACGCACTGGTCAGACAAGGTTTACGGGATATGGAAAGAGAGAAATGGGTAG
- a CDS encoding TlpA family protein disulfide reductase, giving the protein MKRLWAVLLLSIVSLSVAAEKIDGKNVWSELPPFVLLDNADNERNLSEWRGKVLMVNFFATWCAPCRYEVPHLIKLQEEYGPQGLQIIGIGFDEGKKVKNYARSLEITYPVLVADPEQHPTLMKRWGNETGVIPYLFVVDQDGTVSMSQNGSFSERHFEWFVRPLLK; this is encoded by the coding sequence ATGAAAAGATTGTGGGCTGTACTGCTGTTATCAATAGTCTCTCTGTCGGTAGCGGCAGAGAAGATTGATGGCAAGAATGTCTGGAGTGAGCTCCCACCATTTGTGCTGCTGGATAATGCCGACAATGAGAGAAATCTGAGCGAATGGAGAGGAAAGGTGCTGATGGTAAACTTTTTCGCCACCTGGTGTGCACCATGCCGTTATGAGGTTCCACATCTTATCAAGTTGCAGGAGGAGTATGGCCCCCAGGGGTTGCAGATTATCGGGATTGGATTTGATGAGGGTAAGAAGGTAAAAAATTATGCCCGCTCACTGGAGATCACCTATCCAGTACTGGTTGCCGACCCTGAACAGCATCCAACACTGATGAAACGCTGGGGGAATGAAACCGGGGTGATCCCGTATCTGTTTGTGGTAGACCAGGATGGCACTGTCTCCATGAGCCAGAATGGCTCATTCTCCGAACGCCACTTTGAGTGGTTTGTTAGGCCGCTGCTGAAATGA
- a CDS encoding cytochrome c, giving the protein MMIKQLTLVAILLTISSVLSAATTDNGTRVPFKQAVGMGKFKQNCSQCHGEWARGTEQGPPLIHNYYKPSHHGDNAFYRAAMSGVKAHHWKFGDMPPVEGIKKRDVTRIISFIRWLQQTNNLY; this is encoded by the coding sequence ATGATGATTAAACAGCTGACTTTAGTGGCAATATTATTGACAATTTCATCTGTTCTCAGTGCAGCAACTACTGATAATGGAACTAGAGTTCCATTCAAGCAGGCAGTTGGAATGGGTAAGTTCAAACAGAACTGTTCTCAGTGTCACGGAGAGTGGGCGCGGGGAACGGAGCAGGGGCCGCCATTGATACATAACTATTACAAGCCTTCACATCATGGTGACAACGCCTTCTACCGTGCAGCCATGAGCGGAGTTAAAGCCCATCACTGGAAGTTTGGCGATATGCCGCCAGTAGAGGGGATAAAAAAGAGAGATGTAACCCGAATCATCTCTTTTATACGATGGCTACAGCAGACAAATAATCTATACTAG